In the Sphingobium sp. Z007 genome, CTCCTGATCGGCCCGGACGGCAAGCGCCTGGCCAAGCGCAACGGGTCGATCGCGCTGGCCGACCTGCGCGCGCAGGGGATGGCGGCGGACGTGCTGGCGCTACACCTTCGGACAGGGCGCTTTCCCATTGGCATCGGCCTCGCAAGCGCCTAGCATCAGGCCATGAACACCATCCTTGTCATCGCTCTTATCCTTGCCATGATCGCGACGCTGGTCGCGCTGGTCCGGGGTATCATCTCCTTTCTTCAGACGACGAAGGAAGAGCTGAACCTGCCCGAAGGCGTCGTGCGCCCGTCCAGCCTGAAACAGAATAAGATGATGATGAACCGCGTCCTGTTCCAGGCGGCGGCGATCATCATCGTCGCAATCCTGCTGATGGCCAAGGGAAACGGGTGAGGGCGGCAGCGTCACTTTGAACCGGCATTGCGAACGCAGCGAAGTAATCCAAGCCGGATGACATCAGGCTGAATGAGGTCGGTTTGCCCCAAGTGATCGAGAAGCGATGATATTCGATCGAACCACATACGTCCGTTCGTTTGGAGCGAAGTCGGAAAACGATGGCACCGCGCTATCGGCTTTTCGACTTCGCTCGAGGCGAACGGATCAAGGTAAAGCCTTACCGCTCCAACGCCTCGCCAATGGATGGCTTCGCTACGCTCGCTATGACGCAATGGGCAATTTGGCCTCACCCACTCAGCATTTTAAGGGCGGCCAATGGTCAAGTTGAACAAAATCTACACCCGGACCGGGGACGACGGGACGACCGGCCTGGTCGACGGATCGCGCCTGCCCAAATTTGCGCCGCGGATGCAGGCGGTGGGCGATGTCGATGAAACGAACAGCGCGATCGGGCTGGCCATCGTCGCAATGGGCGACCGGCCCGAAGCCGCCTGGCTGACGGTCATCCAGAACGACCTGTTCGACCTGGGCGCCGATCTGGCGACGCCGATCCCGGATGGCGCGGACGAACCCTGGGCCTTGCGCATCGTCGCCAGCCAGGTGGACCGGCTGGAGCAGCAGATCGATGCGATGAACGCAGACCTGGCCCCGCTCGACAGTTTCATCCTGCCAGGCGGTTCGCCTGCCGCCGCCGCCGTTCACCTGGCCCGCGCGATCACCCGCCGGGCCGAGCGCAGCGCGACTGCCGCAGCGGCTGAAATGGCGCTCAACGCGCCGGCGCTGGCCTATCTCAACCGATTGTCGGACCTGCTGTTCGTGCTGGCGCGGCGGCTGAACGACAATGGCGCGGGCGACGTCAAATGGGTGCCGGGCGCGTCGCGCTGACTCCGCCCGACTCGCCCGCCGCACGGGCCAGCCGGTAATGACGGCTTAACCCTGTTTCTTCAGGCGGCCTTTAGACGCGTTTCCGACGGTGCATGTCGATTGCGCCATTCGGGAACAGCCATGCATTTCTACCTCGCCACCTCCTTCATCTTTCCGCGCTCGCTGCGCCTGCGCCTGTTCACCCTGTGCTTCATCGCCACCCATCTGCCGCTCCTGTCCTACCTCGGCTGGGGCTTCGCCAGCGGCAGGATCGCGCTGGCCGAATTCGTCCTGCTGACGCTCGCCACGGTCGTCGGTACCGGCATTGCCCTGCTGGGCATTGGCGCGCTGCTCAATCCGATCCACGCGTTGGCGCAAACGCTGCACCGCGACGGCGAAGCGCCCGACCTCCCGCAAGTGGGCGATGTCATCCATACCCTCTATGCCGGGGTCCAACGCGCCGCCAGCGTGACGCGCGAGCGGATGGACGACCTGCACCAGGCCGCGCATGAAGACCCGTTGACCGGCATTGCCAACCGGCGCGGTTTTTTGGCGCATATCGACGCGTTGCCGGACGACCGGCGCAAGGGCTGTATCGCCATCATCGACATCGACTATTTCAAGCGGGTCAACGACCTGCTGGGCCATGAGGAGGGCGACCGGGTGCTGGCCAGCTTTGCCACCCGCCTGTCCGCGCTGGTCCGTCGCGTCGATATGGTCGCGCGCTGGGGCGGGGAAGAATTCGCCATCTTCTTTCAGGATTGTATCGAGGATGAGGCCAGTTGGTCGCTGGCGCGGATCGCCAGCCGGATGCGCAACGAGCCGATCGGGCGGGTGCAGGACCGGCCGATCAGCTTTTCCGCGGGCGTGTGCCGCTGGACTGGCGGCGATCTCGACGCCACGCTCCGCCGCGCCGACGATGCGCTCTATGATGCGAAACAGTCGGGCCGCGACCGCATCTGCCGCGCCGCGCCCATCCTGCAGGAACTATGATCTGATCTGCACGACGTTGCCCTAAAGGTCACTGGCCGGAACCGCATGCCGCCTTATGCGCTTTTCCCTGGAGAGAGCGGCGCAACCGTATCGGAAAGGGGCTAGCATGGGCAAAAGCTGGATGGAGGCCCGTCAGGACGATCTGGAAGAGCGCTATCGCGCGGTGCGGGCGCTGACCGATGCGTTGACCGCGCCCTTGTCCGACGCTGACGCTACGGTTCAATCAATGGCCGATGCATCGCCTGCCAAATGGCATCTGGCGCATGTGACCTGGTTTTTCGAAACATTCGTGCTCCGCGACCATGTGGCGGGCTATATGCCATTCGATCCGCGCTACGCGTTTCTGTTCAACAGCTATTATGAGGCGGAGGGCGCCCGCCACGCCCGGCAGATGCGCGGCATGCTGACTCGCCCGACGCTCGGCGACCTGCGCGCCTATCGCGCCCATGTCGATGCGGCGCTGACCAGCGCGCTGGGGATGCTGCCGCAATCGGCGCGGGCGCTGGTGACGTTGGGGTTGCAGCATGAGCAGCAGCATCAGGAATTGCTGCTGACCGACCTGCTGCACCTCTTTTCGCTCAATCCGCTGGAGCCGGCGCTGTTTAGCGCCCCCAGCGCAGCGCCGGTCGCCCTGCCCGGCCCGCTCCACTGGATCGAGGGCCGCGAAGGGCTGGTCGAGATCGGCGAGGACGGGCGCGGCGGCTTTGCGTTCGATTGCGAAGGGCCGCGCCACAAGACCGTGCTGCACCCCCATGCGCTCGCGCACCGGCCGGTCACCAATGGCGAATGGATCGCCTTCATCGAGGATGGCGGCTATCGCACGGCCGCCCACTGGCTGTCGGATGGTTGGGCCTGGGTGCAGGGCGAAGGCATCGATGCGCCGCTTTACTGGAAACAGGGCGAACAGGGTTGGACCCGCTTTGGCCTCGACGGGCGCCAGCCGGTCAATCCGGCTGCCCCCGTGACCCATATCAGCCTGTACGAAGCCGACGCCTATGCGAGTTGGGCCGAGGCGCGACTGCCGACCGAGGCGGAATGGGAAAGCGCCGCGCAAAATGTCGCGGCGGTGAGCGGCAACCAGCTCGACAGCCCCACCTGCCCACGGCCCAAACCGGCTGACGACGGGTCGGCGTTGACGCAGATGTTCGGCGACGTGTGGGAATGGACCGGCAGCGCCTATCGCCCCCACCCCGGCTTTCGCACCGCGCCGGGCGCGGTCGGTGAATATAATGGTAAGTTCATGTCCGGCCAGTTCGTGCTGAAGGGCGGCAGTTGCGCCACCCCGCGCGGCCATGCGCGCGGCAGCTATCGCAATTTCTTCTACCCCCACCAGCGCTGGCAGTTCACCGGACTGCGGCTGGCCAAGGATCTCTGACCGCCATGCTGCTGACCCAAGACGCCGCCAATATCGCCGGTTCGATCGATCCAGCCTTCCGCCATGATATCGTCACAGGCCTGTCGCGCAGTCCCAAGGCGACGCCGCCAATATGGTTCTACGACCGGCGCGGGTCGGAGCTGTTCGAGGCGATCACTGACCTGCCGGAATATTATCCTACCCGCACTGAAACCGCGTTGCTGGCGCGCCACGGCGCGGATTTCTCGGCGGCGGTGGGCGAAGGGCGGGCAGTAGTCGAGTTCGGCGCGGGCAGCTCGCGCAAGACCCCGCATCTGCTGCGCGCGATTGCGCCTGGGGCCTATGTGCCGATCGATATCAGCGGGGACTTCCTGCACGCGAGCAGCGCAGCGCTGGCCGAAGCCTTTCCGGGCCTGCCGGTGCTTCCGGTCGTGGGCGATTTCAATCGGCCCTTGGCCCTGCCCAACGCGATCGCGGGGATGCCGCGGCTGGGCTTTTTCCCCGGATCGACGATCGGCAATATGGAACCGGATGCCGCGGTCGACCTGTTGCGGGCGATGCGCCGGCTGCTGGGGCCGGACGCCATGCTGCTGATCGGCATGGACCGGATCAAGGATCGCGACCGGCTGATCGCCGCCTATGACGATGCGCAGGGCGTGACCGCGGCGTTCAACATGAACCTGATCGAGCGGATCAATCGCGAGTTGGAGGGCGACCTGCCGATCGAGGGCTTTGCCCACCGCGCGGTCTGGAACGACGACAAGGCGCGAATCGAAATGCATCTGGAGGCGCAGCGGGCGCTGCATTTCCATGTCGCGGGCCAGGCTTTCGAGATGGATGCGGGCGAGACGATCCATACCGAAAGCAGCCACAAATATGGCGCGCGCGACCAGCGCCTGTTGCTGCGCGCGGGCGGCTGGGAACCAACGGGGGAATGGACAGACGACGAAGGGCTGTTCGCGCTGGTGCTGGCCGAGGCGGGTTAGGCCGTCGCCAGCAACAGGTCGCGCAGGTCGTTGAGGCTGGGCAATATGTGGGCGCAGGCGAGGACCAGTTCCTCGGTCGGGGGCAGCAGGTCGGGGACCATCACCGTCGCAATCCCAGCTGAAGTGGCGGAGCGGACGCCGGCATAGCTGTCCTCCACCGCGACGCACTGCGCTGGGTCGACTCCCAACAGGCGGGCGGCGAGCAGATAGGGTTCGGGGTGCGGCTTGGGCCGGTCAACGTCCGTGCGGGTGACGATCACATCGAAATAAGGGAGCAGCCCGCTCCTCTCCAGCCGCTGCTGCGCATAGGGCGCGGCGGTCGAGGTGGCGAGCGCCATGGGAATGGCCGCCTGCGCCAGATGATCGAGGATCAGCTTCGCACCGGGGCGTAGCGCAATGCCGGCGTCCACCGCCGCTTCGAACAGCGCGTCGCTGTCGGCGTAGAAGCGGGCGAGCGGGAAGTCCGGCCCCATATGCGCCGCTAACATCCGCTCATTTTCGTCGCGGTGGATGCCAACCATCGACAGTAGAAGATCATCGGCCATCGGCCAGCCGATCGCTTCGCCGGTCTGCGCAAAGGCGCGGCGATGCGCCGCCTCGGTATCGAGCAGCGTGCCGTCCATGTCGAAGATGACGGCGCGAACGGGGTCCGGCAGGCTGGAGGCGGAAGTCTTGGTGGTGGATTGGCGTAACGGCTGGCTCATGGGGTCAATATGGCTGCGTCCTGTTCCAATTCCATTGCAAAGCGCGACGCGGCGGTTGCGTGAAGCCGCTTCTCGACTTCGCTAGAAGCGAACGGCGCT is a window encoding:
- a CDS encoding HAD family phosphatase, with protein sequence MSQPLRQSTTKTSASSLPDPVRAVIFDMDGTLLDTEAAHRRAFAQTGEAIGWPMADDLLLSMVGIHRDENERMLAAHMGPDFPLARFYADSDALFEAAVDAGIALRPGAKLILDHLAQAAIPMALATSTAAPYAQQRLERSGLLPYFDVIVTRTDVDRPKPHPEPYLLAARLLGVDPAQCVAVEDSYAGVRSATSAGIATVMVPDLLPPTEELVLACAHILPSLNDLRDLLLATA
- the egtB gene encoding ergothioneine biosynthesis protein EgtB, with the translated sequence MGKSWMEARQDDLEERYRAVRALTDALTAPLSDADATVQSMADASPAKWHLAHVTWFFETFVLRDHVAGYMPFDPRYAFLFNSYYEAEGARHARQMRGMLTRPTLGDLRAYRAHVDAALTSALGMLPQSARALVTLGLQHEQQHQELLLTDLLHLFSLNPLEPALFSAPSAAPVALPGPLHWIEGREGLVEIGEDGRGGFAFDCEGPRHKTVLHPHALAHRPVTNGEWIAFIEDGGYRTAAHWLSDGWAWVQGEGIDAPLYWKQGEQGWTRFGLDGRQPVNPAAPVTHISLYEADAYASWAEARLPTEAEWESAAQNVAAVSGNQLDSPTCPRPKPADDGSALTQMFGDVWEWTGSAYRPHPGFRTAPGAVGEYNGKFMSGQFVLKGGSCATPRGHARGSYRNFFYPHQRWQFTGLRLAKDL
- a CDS encoding cob(I)yrinic acid a,c-diamide adenosyltransferase, with amino-acid sequence MVKLNKIYTRTGDDGTTGLVDGSRLPKFAPRMQAVGDVDETNSAIGLAIVAMGDRPEAAWLTVIQNDLFDLGADLATPIPDGADEPWALRIVASQVDRLEQQIDAMNADLAPLDSFILPGGSPAAAAVHLARAITRRAERSATAAAAEMALNAPALAYLNRLSDLLFVLARRLNDNGAGDVKWVPGASR
- a CDS encoding GGDEF domain-containing protein, with amino-acid sequence MHFYLATSFIFPRSLRLRLFTLCFIATHLPLLSYLGWGFASGRIALAEFVLLTLATVVGTGIALLGIGALLNPIHALAQTLHRDGEAPDLPQVGDVIHTLYAGVQRAASVTRERMDDLHQAAHEDPLTGIANRRGFLAHIDALPDDRRKGCIAIIDIDYFKRVNDLLGHEEGDRVLASFATRLSALVRRVDMVARWGGEEFAIFFQDCIEDEASWSLARIASRMRNEPIGRVQDRPISFSAGVCRWTGGDLDATLRRADDALYDAKQSGRDRICRAAPILQEL
- the egtD gene encoding L-histidine N(alpha)-methyltransferase, giving the protein MLLTQDAANIAGSIDPAFRHDIVTGLSRSPKATPPIWFYDRRGSELFEAITDLPEYYPTRTETALLARHGADFSAAVGEGRAVVEFGAGSSRKTPHLLRAIAPGAYVPIDISGDFLHASSAALAEAFPGLPVLPVVGDFNRPLALPNAIAGMPRLGFFPGSTIGNMEPDAAVDLLRAMRRLLGPDAMLLIGMDRIKDRDRLIAAYDDAQGVTAAFNMNLIERINRELEGDLPIEGFAHRAVWNDDKARIEMHLEAQRALHFHVAGQAFEMDAGETIHTESSHKYGARDQRLLLRAGGWEPTGEWTDDEGLFALVLAEAG
- a CDS encoding twin transmembrane helix small protein, with the translated sequence MNTILVIALILAMIATLVALVRGIISFLQTTKEELNLPEGVVRPSSLKQNKMMMNRVLFQAAAIIIVAILLMAKGNG